The following is a genomic window from Planctomycetota bacterium.
AAACGTCCGACGTGTGAGATGGGCGCTTCACGCTTCGAAACCACACTGCTTTCATGAGTTCGATTGCGTTTGCCAACTCACCCACGCTCCACACTGACGGCGACGTCGCGCAAGCGTTACCGGCCGTGCCGGCGATCGGCATTCTGGTGCCTGAGTTCCCGTCGCAGACGCACGTCTTCTTCTGGCGGGAGGTGGTCGCCTTGCGGTCGGCCGGGGCAAGCATCGATCTCATCAGCACACGGAAACCGCCCGACGACGCTTGTCGGCACGACTTTGCCCAAGAGGCACGAAGCCAGTCGCACTACATCTGGCCGCCGCGCGTCGGGTCGACGACGCGGCTGCTCGCATCGCCACGCAACCTTGCACGTGGTCTCGCTTACGTGCGATCGCTCGACGAAAGCTCGGTCAAGCAGAAGGCAAGGGTGACCGCACTCCTTTCGAGCGCTGTCGATCTCGTCACGTTTTGCCAGGACCGAAACGTGCGTCACATCCACTGTCACAGCTTTGCCGATGCCGCCCACGTGTGTGCGGTCGCGCATCTGTTCGGCGGACCGACCTACTCGCTGACGCTTCACGGAGATCTTCCGGTTTACGGAACGGACCACCGCCGCAAGCTCGAACACTGCACAGCAGTCGGTTGCGACGGCCCACACCTGGTCCCGCAACTCGAAAGCCTCGGCTATCCAACCGAGCGCGTGCTGCCGAACTGGATGGGCGTGGACACGAGCCGTTTTGCACCGAGCGATCACGATAGTGAGGAGGGCTGCCTCCGCGTCATCACCGTCGCACGGCTGAACATCAACAAAGGGCACCGCTTTGCCCTTCGGGCGATGAAGC
Proteins encoded in this region:
- a CDS encoding glycosyltransferase family 4 protein; its protein translation is MSSIAFANSPTLHTDGDVAQALPAVPAIGILVPEFPSQTHVFFWREVVALRSAGASIDLISTRKPPDDACRHDFAQEARSQSHYIWPPRVGSTTRLLASPRNLARGLAYVRSLDESSVKQKARVTALLSSAVDLVTFCQDRNVRHIHCHSFADAAHVCAVAHLFGGPTYSLTLHGDLPVYGTDHRRKLEHCTAVGCDGPHLVPQLESLGYPTERVLPNWMGVDTSRFAPSDHDSEEGCLRVITVARLNINKGHRFALRAMKRLVEAGRDIRYTLVGDGKIRDELRQEIRRLDLTDRVVLTGALGEDDVRRELLANDVFCLPSVGLGEAGPISVMEAMACGLPVIASRIGATPQMIRDGETGFLCHQQDVDGLAEAFDQLATDPARSQSMGRAARAYAVDNFDSRRTSLRLFAHIRRWTPETFRA